Proteins encoded by one window of Salvia splendens isolate huo1 chromosome 7, SspV2, whole genome shotgun sequence:
- the LOC121741938 gene encoding transmembrane 9 superfamily member 5-like, translated as MTISKSVFVTALLLLLPITIDCANTYNVGDRVPLFVNKIGPLHNPSETYEYYELPFCRPDQVIQKKESFGEVLSGDRLANALYDLRFAVNTTQAVVCPNKLTKADITKFRDSVANDFYYNMYCDDLPLWAYIGKVEDESWKADNKGKKFLLFTHVHFDVLYNGNQVIEIHAFSEPSHMVDITEDVDVEVEFTYSISWKRTSMPYENRMERYARASSLHIIHQSHWFSFANSIVVVILLTGLLTLLLLRHVKNDLRKLSIGDEDEEKEVGWKYIHEDVFRCPTNLPLLSAVLGCGTQLLTMLFILFILAFLGVFQPYSRGTLSSYVFISYILTPAIASYRSASFYSQYAETGREKSLLFVGILFLGPLLFTSFILNLLAASFGVTAALPLGTICVIVLVYILVSVPLLALGGVFGHRYKSASPASSVTKKCPREIPSLAWYRKTPAQMFLAGLLPYSAVALELHHFYATIWGYKLYSSPGILFFTFVILILITAILSVGLTYFQLAVEDHKWHWRSLMRGGSTAIFMFCYCIYFYLHSNMTGLLQTAFFFGYNACICYALFLMLGAVSFQASLLFVRRIYHAIKSE; from the exons ATGACGATATCGAAATCTGTTTTTGTAACGGCTCTGTTACTCCTATTGCCCATCACTATTGATTGCGCCAACACCTACAATGTGGGAGATCGCGTGCCCCTTTTCGTCAACAAAATCGGCCCCCTTCACAACCCTAG TGAAACATATGAATATTATGAGCTGCCCTTCTGTCGTCCAG ATCAGGTTATTCAAAAGAAGGAAAGCTTTGGGGAAGTTTTGAGTGGTGATCGATTAGCAAATGCTTTATACGATTTGAGATTTGCTGTCAACACAACCCAAGCAGTTGTTTGCCCAAACAAGCTAACAAAGGCTGATATAACAAAATTCAGGGATTCTGTCGCTAATGACTTTTACTATAACATGTACTGTGATGATCTTCCACTTTGGGCATACATCGGCAAAGTTGAGGATGAAAGCTGGAAAGCTGACAACAAGGGGAAAAAGTTTTTACTCTTTACCCATGTTCACTTTGATGTTCTTTACAATGGAAATCAAGTCATAGAAATCCATGCCTTCAGCGAGCCAAGTCATATGGTGGATATAACAGAAGATGTTGATGTTGAAGTCGAGTTCACTTATTCTATATCCTGGAAAAGAACCTCTATGCCATACGAGAACAGAATGGAGAGATACGCTAGAGCTTCCTCATTGCATATTATCCACCAAAGTCATTGGTTCTCATTCGCTAATTCTATTGTCGTAGTTATTCTGCTCACGGGACTGCTTACTTTGCTCTTGCTGCGGCATGTCAAGAATGACTTAAGAAA ATTGTCGATTGGAGATGAAGATGAGGAGAAAGAAGTTGGTTGGAAATACATTCACGAGGACGTGTTCAGATGCCCAACGAATCTACCACTGCTCTCTGCAGTTTTGGGCTGTGGTACCCAGTTGTTGACAAT GttattcattttattcattttggCGTTTCTGGGAGTCTTCCAACCGTATAGCCGTGGTACTCTCTCAAGTTATGTGTTCATTTCTTACATTCTTACTCCAGCAATTGCGAGTTACAGATCTGCGTCATTTTATAGTCAGTATGCTGAAACTGGACGG GAAAAAAGTCTCCTTTTCGTAGGAATACTGTTCTTAGGTCCTCTGCTCTTCACATCATTCATCCTCAACTTACTGGCTGCATCTTTCGGGGTGACTGCAGCTCTTCCTCTTGGAACGATATGTGTCATTGTTCTCGTATATATACTAGTATCAGTTCCCCTACTTGCCCTAGGAGGAGTGTTTGGGCACCGCTATAAATCTGCTTCCCCGGCCTCATCCGTCACTAAGAAATGTCCAAGGGAGATTCCTTCGTTGGCTTGGTACCGGAAGACCCCAGCCCAAATGTTTCTTGCAGGTCTTCTACCTTACAGTGCCGTTGCTCTCGAGTTACACCATTTTTATGCTACAATCTGGGGCTATAAACTCTATAGCTCTCCAGGAATTTTATTCTTCACGTTCGTAATCCTTATCTTGATCACTGCTATTTTAAGCGTTGGGTTGACATATTTTCAACTGGCTGTCGAAGACCACAAATGGCATTGGAG GTCTCTAATGCGCGGTGGCTCAACAGCTATCTTCATGTTCTGCTACTGTATATACTTCTACCTGCATTCGAATATGACTGGCCTCTTGCAGACGGCCTTCTTCTTCGGCTACAACGCCTGCATTTGTTACGCGCTTTTCTTGATGCTGGGTGCCGTGAGTTTTCAAGCGTCGTTGCTGTTTGTCCGCCGCATATACCATGCCATCAAGAGTGAGTAA